CGGCAGTACGACGCCGGGCAGCCCGGCCGAACGGCGCGATGGCCGGCCGTACGTGTAGTCCTCGCCCACACCGGAACCGGAGGCCGCCGAGCGGACCGCCGCACCCAGCAACTCCCGCCACGGCTGCGTCGGATGGAACGCCTCATCCGCCCACCGCTGCCACCCCTTCGGGGCACTCCCGGGACGGGCGTTGATGCCCTGCGCCACCCGGAACCGGACCGCGTCCCGCTCCTGTGCGCTGAGACCGTGCGCGCCGTCGGGCCCGAGATCCCACTCCCGTGCCAGCCCGTCGGCGCCACTGCCGCAGTCCAGCCAGGCCAAGCTCTGCGTATGCGGGCCCAGCCGGAACCGGAGCAGATACTCCTCCATCAACTCGCCTGCGGGCAGCCCCAGTACACCCGGACCGACGGCGTCTCTGGGCCGCGCCAGCCCCTCGCCGAACACGTCGTCGTTGATCTCGCAGTCCGCCGCGATGTTCATCCGCAGCCGTTCCGCCGGGCCGGTCAGCCCGCGGGCCCGCGCGAACCGGTCACTTCGGCCGTGGTGGTCGCGGAGCAGGTGCGACACCTCGTGCACCCAGACCCCGGCCAGTTCCTTCACCGGCGTCCGGGCCACGAACGCCGGCGAGACGTAACACCGCCAGTGCCGGTCGACGGCCATCGTCGGCACCCGCCGCGACTCCACCACATGCAGGGCGAACAGCGCCGTGGCCATGAAGGGCCGCACCCGGACGGCGTGCAGCCGGGCGGCGAAGAGCTTGTCGAGATCCAGCGCTCCCGGCGCGTCCACGGCGGAGTCCGTGACCGTGTGCGCGGTCATCGGCCGGCCTTCGCGACGGACGCCGTACGGGCTGCCGCCCGGTCCGCCCGCCGGGAGAGCGACACCGCCCCGGCGAGCCGGTCGATCGACGCCGGAACGTCCCACTCCTCGCGGCGCAGCGAGGCGAGGGTGGTCGCGGGGACGACCACCAGGTCCGGCGCCCCGGTCTCCATCGCCCGGACCAGAACCGCCCACGCCGCGTCCCAGCGGGACTTCTCCGGACGCTCGCGGACGGCCCGCACCACACCGTCGAGCACGGCCTGCCGCAGATCACCGCGCTCGGGCAGGGCGGCGCCCGCCGGGTCGGCGAGAACCGTCTCCGGGTCCGGGAGATCCATCCGGTCGAGACTGGCGAGCAGTTCCAGCCCCGGTCCGTCCCCCACGGTGCCCCTGACGAGTAGCGAGAGTACGTCCCGCGACGAACCGGCCGCGGTGGCGAAGGCGATCAGCCGCAGCGACATCTCCCAGCTGCGGGGCGACGGCCAGGCGCCGCCCCGGCGCGTCTCGTTGCTGGGCAGCCGGTGCACGAGCCCGGCTCGGGCGGAGAGCAGCCCGCACACGGCACGGCGCGCGAAGCCGACGGCCTCGGCCAGCCGCTCGCGATCCAGCCGCGGCAGCGTCGCCACGGGCCAGGTCCCACCGAGGCCCCTTACGACGACCTCGTGGTCATGGGTCCACTGAAGATGAACGAACCGGTTGGCCAGCGGCGGGCTCAGCTCCCACCCGTCGGCCGCCGACGAGCGCGGATTGGCGGCGGCCACGATCCTTACGTCCGGCGGGAGTTGGAGCGCGCCGATCCGCCGTTCGAGTACGAGGCGGAGCAGGGCGGCCTGTACGGCGGGCGGCGCCGTGGACAACTCGTCCAGGAACAGCAGCCCGCGCCCCGCCCGTACGAGGCGGACGGCCCAGTCGGGCGGGGCCATCGGGACACCCTGCGCCGCGGGATCGTCCCCGACGACAGGCAGCCCCGAGAAGTCGGACGGCTCGTGCACGCTCGCGATCACCGTCGTCAGGGGCAGGTCCAGCGACGCGGCGAGCTGTGTCAGGGCGGCGGTCTTGCCGATCCCCGGCTCACCCCACAGCAGGACGGGCAGGTCGGCGGCGACGGCGAGGGTCAGGGCCTCCAACTGATTGTCCGGGCGCGGTTCGGTGGTCGTGTCGCGCAGCAGCGCCAACAGCTGACCCGCGACATCGAGTTGGGAGTCAGGCGCGGGGGCTTTGGCGGAGGCATCGGTGGGGGCGTCGGTGGGGGCGAAAGGGGCGTGAGTGGTCAAGTGTCATCACCATTGGGTTCGTTGGCCGGTCAAAGGGTGTGCGTGCGGGCGACGGACGTCCCCGCCGTGTCGGCAGGCGTGCGGCATCGCCGGTCGGTGCCGGCCGGTGCCGGGATCAGCGAGCGGTTGCGACGCGCGGGTGCGAACGGAGCTCAGGCGGACGCTTGGTACGCGGCAGATGGCGGCCGGATCCCGGACCGGGACCGACCATGCCCGCCCTGAACAGGCCGTAGGTGATCCGCCGTTCGGCGGCGGCCTCCAGCTCGTCCCGCAGGGCGCCGCCGCGCAGCACCGCGTCGGGGCCCAGCAGGCCCTCGACGACGGCCAGCGCACCGGCGGCATCACCGTGGTCCAGGCGTTCGCGGACCCCGGTGAGGCAGTCCGGGCTCCGGTGCGCCTCGTCGACGGCCCGCAGACAGGCGAGCGGAGTGCCCGTCAGCGCGGCCAGCAACTCCTCCCGCCGGATCTCGTCCGGGTCATGGTCCAGCGCGGACAGCACGCCGTCGACCAGGCCGATCCGATGGCGCGCTCCCCGGCACTCCACGAGATGCGGCTGTCCCGACCGCTCCGGAAGCGGCGCAGGACCGGTCGGCGAACAGCCAGGTACGAGCGCCGATGCGACCAGCGGGTGCAGCCGCTCGACGTTGATCGCACCCGTGCGGACCAGCTCCAGATCGGGCAGTGTCCAGGTCGCGGCGTCGGGCAGGAGCGGCGGCGCCGGAGCGGAGCCCGTCCTGCCGCGCTCCGCGATCCGCAGGACCGGCGGGCAGGCGCCGTGCCCGTCCGCGACGAGCTCCAACTCCAGCCGCTGCCGCGCCCCGAGCCGTACGGCGAAGGCACCGGCGGACCGCCCCTCGGCCCGGAGCAGGATCCCGGCCTCGGCCGCCCACCTGTCAACGGCACAACGGCGCCCTGTCGGCAGGGCCTCCAGCAGGGCCGGATCCAGCACGGAACCGCCCTCGCCCGAGGGCGAATCCGCCCCCGATCGGGTCCGGAGCTCCTCGGTCCGGCGCGCGTCCCACAGATGGCGGTGCAGATCGAGCCGGAACCGCCGGTCGGGATGGGGATGCGGATGGCGGCGGGCGCCGGTATCGGCGTAGGACCTGTCCCACAGCGCCAGGCTGATCCGCTGCCCGGCATCCGCCCAGGCGGGCGGAGTCCGGGCCACGAGGTACACGGGGGCTACGGGGGCGGCGCGGTCCGGACCGCCGGGCCCGTCGCCGTAACGCGCCAGGGCGACGGTGAGACCGGGGCGCAGCAGCCCGTCGGGAGCGATTCTCGGCAGGTGCCAGCGCAGTAGGTCGGGCGCCAAGTGGCGGAGATCGGCACGGAGTCGGGCAGCGAGTTCGCGGCCATGGGCACGTGCCACGGAACGTAGGTCGAGATCGACATCGACACGTGCGGCTGCGCACGCGCCGGCCCAGTCGCCGACATGACGGCGGGCGGTCGCGGTCTCGATCATGGAAGGCGGCACGGCGAACTCACGCACGCGCGGCCAGAAGGAAGGGCGGGAAATCCCGTTCGCGGTCTCAGTGAGCATCAGCACTCACCTTGCGCGGTCGGGACCCCCAATCTGACGGCAGAATAGGTAGTCATCGCGGTGACCATATCCCTCCTGATCCCGTTAGGCCAGATTCTTGTGACCGGACCAACTGCTGCCAGGGTGAAGACCCGCTCGATCTACGCGGTCGTGGCCCTCACCGTCGCGTTGATCACGCCCTTCCTCGTTTCGTCCTCCGCGGGTTCGCCGGCCGCCGAAGCGTCCCCGCCACCGCCCCACGCCGGGTTCGACTACCAGATCGGCGGCGGCTACCCGCCGCCCGCCGGGGTGAGCGTGGTCAGCCGTGACCGCGAGGACTCCCCGGCCCCCGGGCTCTACACCATCTGTTACGTCAACGCCTTCCAGGTCCAGCCCGACGAACTGGACGCGTGGGAGCCCGATCTCCTGCTCCGCGACGACAACGGCGACGTCATCATCGACGAGGAGTGGGACGAGGCCATCCTGGACGTCAGCACCCCGGGCAAGCGCGAGCGCATCGCGGCCAAGGTGAACGGCTGGATCGACGGCTGCGCGGAGAACGGCTTCCAGGCCGTGGAGCCCGACAACTACGACAGTTACGAACGCAGTCAGGGCCGGTTCGGCTCCTCCGCCGCCATGGCCTTCATCACCCTGCTCTCCGGGCACGCGCACGACAAGGGCCTGGCGATCGGGCAGAAGAACACCGCCGATCTCGCCGAGTTCCGTGACGAGACCGGGCTCGACTTCGCCGTCGTGGAGGAGTGCGGGGAGTTCGATGAGTGCGACTCCTTCACCGAGCACTTCGGTGACGACGTGATCGTCATCGAGTACACGGCGAAGGGGCTCGCGACCGCGTGCGCGGGCTGGCAGGACAGCCTCAGCATCGTCCGCCGTGACCTGGACGTCGTCCCCGCCGGCGCCGACGGCTATCTCCGCCAGACCTGCTGACCGCTCAGAGGTTGCGTCCGAAGAGGTCGAGGAGCGCCGTCCAGTGGCGCTCCGCCGCCTCGGCGTCGTACGACGCGGTGTCCACCTGCGTGAAGCCGTGCCGGGCCCCCGCGTAGACCGCGGCGTGAT
The nucleotide sequence above comes from Streptomyces sp. NBC_01716. Encoded proteins:
- a CDS encoding vWA domain-containing protein, giving the protein MTAHTVTDSAVDAPGALDLDKLFAARLHAVRVRPFMATALFALHVVESRRVPTMAVDRHWRCYVSPAFVARTPVKELAGVWVHEVSHLLRDHHGRSDRFARARGLTGPAERLRMNIAADCEINDDVFGEGLARPRDAVGPGVLGLPAGELMEEYLLRFRLGPHTQSLAWLDCGSGADGLAREWDLGPDGAHGLSAQERDAVRFRVAQGINARPGSAPKGWQRWADEAFHPTQPWRELLGAAVRSAASGSGVGEDYTYGRPSRRSAGLPGVVLPSLRRRPPRVAVIIDTSGSVSDSELGSALNEVTAISRAVGGRRDLISVLPCDASAEIVHPLCRAAGIPLMGGGGTDLRTGFARALRKGPRPDVIVVLTDGQTPWPDSRPPCRTVVGLFDRESSSRSRAEDDPDYVPDAPPEWARVVSIGPSSGAR
- a CDS encoding AAA family ATPase, producing MTTHAPFAPTDAPTDASAKAPAPDSQLDVAGQLLALLRDTTTEPRPDNQLEALTLAVAADLPVLLWGEPGIGKTAALTQLAASLDLPLTTVIASVHEPSDFSGLPVVGDDPAAQGVPMAPPDWAVRLVRAGRGLLFLDELSTAPPAVQAALLRLVLERRIGALQLPPDVRIVAAANPRSSAADGWELSPPLANRFVHLQWTHDHEVVVRGLGGTWPVATLPRLDRERLAEAVGFARRAVCGLLSARAGLVHRLPSNETRRGGAWPSPRSWEMSLRLIAFATAAGSSRDVLSLLVRGTVGDGPGLELLASLDRMDLPDPETVLADPAGAALPERGDLRQAVLDGVVRAVRERPEKSRWDAAWAVLVRAMETGAPDLVVVPATTLASLRREEWDVPASIDRLAGAVSLSRRADRAAARTASVAKAGR
- a CDS encoding endo alpha-1,4 polygalactosaminidase, with the protein product MTGPTAARVKTRSIYAVVALTVALITPFLVSSSAGSPAAEASPPPPHAGFDYQIGGGYPPPAGVSVVSRDREDSPAPGLYTICYVNAFQVQPDELDAWEPDLLLRDDNGDVIIDEEWDEAILDVSTPGKRERIAAKVNGWIDGCAENGFQAVEPDNYDSYERSQGRFGSSAAMAFITLLSGHAHDKGLAIGQKNTADLAEFRDETGLDFAVVEECGEFDECDSFTEHFGDDVIVIEYTAKGLATACAGWQDSLSIVRRDLDVVPAGADGYLRQTC